One stretch of Plasmodium vivax chromosome 8, whole genome shotgun sequence DNA includes these proteins:
- a CDS encoding hypothetical protein, conserved (encoded by transcript PVX_094885A; Apicoplast targeted protein. Curated by Stuart Ralph, Walter and Eliza Hall Institute of Medical Research, Australia.): protein MKPSSRKLPFFFPLLTFFLFLFKYGLVRGLYETKAYPLIHLMTNRNKYVGSSNYMIKSNLINILTLYKDVKFEGDTSTIDDLIDVDDETKIERLVKEKMQTISKHVSSRQLVKYSGLIYLYEIVYASNFYFLLHFILRNNNNGVVIVVPEDLHIDKGEYLRVNGGASTSSATDERSNANESSANQSSANQSNANQSAASQSAASQSASSQSTANHISDDLLERRILFAQAFLLNFKLNQPVYFVKNNQEVERIYQNYKGKFGLFDLTRNVSIMPLSKNQHRNKIGAKNVFFFLSKDNIHISSVFNKSKNNETFLFTKRKTIVIAMDYNVFSIISAHPSHSTATNTQVIAMTELIKLFSQVYKNEEVNYNILFFFTNYYFGIDHFLDSVNVIFRENIQFVLTLGSLNDEDFIIHQNKKLPPDHVLRFYDILKGVLMKNLHLEIQLSEEKIKTHSKHLPWLHEYFELKNVDSFTLSTKGEILSFINKTPLIEQKIKPDVVKAHIKNIFEALYVYIKSPKEESANEKDMHNEVLNYTNQMIAAEEFIPLNESLNKFMKFFVYQVEVGKFINYVKMIVSPFVTDSNFLVTDYIIPHDKKQKYFYQKSAVITFSMAISYVFHYLHFLLVALFLALVYIFVNFHAVPSFYKAKAA from the coding sequence ATGAAGCCATCCTCAAGAAagttgcccttttttttcccccttttgacgttttttttgttcctctttaAGTATGGCTTGGTTAGGGGGCTGTACGAAACGAAGGCCTACCCGCTGATCCACCTGATGACGAACAGAAACAAATATGTTGGGTCGAGCAATTATATGATTAAGAGCAATTTGATAAACATACTGACCCTTTATAAAGATGTCAAATTTGAAGGAGACACTTCCACCATAGATGACCTAATAGACGTGGATGACGAAACAAAAATCGAAAGGctggtgaaggagaaaatgcaAACCATCAGCAAGCATGTGAGCTCACGACAGCTGGTTAAATACTCTGGGCTCATCTACCTATACGAAATTGTGTATGCcagcaatttttattttttgctgcaCTTCATTTTGAGGAATAACAACAATGGGGTGGTGATAGTGGTGCCGGAGGATTTGCACATAGACAAGGGGGAGTACCTGCGCGTTAACGGGGGGGCGTCGACGAGTAGCGCCACCGATGAGCGAAGCAATGCTAACGAGAGCAGCGCCAATCAAAGCAGCGCCAATCAAAGCAACGCCAACCAAAGCGCCGCTAGCCAAAGCGCCGCTAGCCAAAGCGCCTCTAGCCAAAGCACCGCCAACCACATCAGCGATGACCTGCTGGAGAGGCGAATCCTGTTCGCCCAAGCGTTCCTGCTAAACTTCAAACTTAACCAACCGGTCTATTTCGTAAAGAACAACCAGGAGGTGGAGCGCATTTACCAAAACTACAAGGGCAAGTTCGGCCTCTTCGACTTAACCAGAAATGTGAGCATCATGCCACTGTCCAAAAATCAGCACAGAAATAAAATAGGCGCAAAAAacgtcttcttttttttaagcaaagaTAATATTCACATAAGTTCCGTATTTAATAAgagcaaaaataatgaaactTTTCTCtttacgaaaaggaaaacaatcGTCATCGCGATGGATTACAACGTCTTCAGCATTATAAGTGCGCACCCCTCCCATAGCACAGCGACAAATACACAGGTGATTGCCATGAcggaattaataaaattattttcccaagtgtacaaaaatgaggaggtcaattataacattttattttttttcaccaattattattttggcATAGATCATTTTCTCGATTCGGTGAATGTCATATTTAGGGAAAACattcaatttgttttaacTCTGGGCAGTTTGAACGATGAGGATTTTATTATTCACCAGAATAAGAAGCTACCACCTGATCATGTGCTACGTTTTTATGACATTCTGAAAGGAGTGTTGATGAAAAATCTCCATTTGGAAATCCAATTgagcgaagaaaaaataaaaacgcacaGCAAACATCTGCCATGGCTCCATGAATATttcgaattaaaaaatgttgacAGTTTTACGTTAagcacaaaaggggagatcCTAAGCTTTATTAACAAGACGCCCTTGATAGAGCAGAAGATAAAACCAGACGTCGTGAAGGcgcatattaaaaatatattcgaGGCGTTGTATGTGTATATCAAATCACCCAAGGAGGAAAGTGCAAACGAGAAGGACATGCACAATGAGGTGCTAAACTACACCAACCAGATGATAGCCGCGGAAGAATTTATTCCCCTAAATGAAAGTCTTAACAAATTTATGAAATTCTTTGTGTACCAGGTCGAGGTGGGGAAGTTTATCAATTACGTAAAGATGATTGTCAGTCCGTTTGTCACCGACTCGAATTTCCTCGTCACGGATTATATAATCCCGCACGataagaagcaaaaatatttttaccaaaaaagCGCCGTCATCACCTTTTCCATGGCCATTTCCTACGTCTTCCACTACCTCCACTTTTTGCTCGTCGCCCTCTTTTTGGCCCTCgtctacatttttgtgaatttccACGCCGTCCCCTCGTTTTACAAAGCGAAGGCCGCGTAG
- a CDS encoding hypothetical protein, conserved (encoded by transcript PVX_094890A), with translation MNKENSEKLISIINLLDKISERNDAKNPGYDKLKSFFSSELSKTFDSLDNEKSIFPLHRENDTRDFSANQINDKIKKTKSFFYFNKSCSGEGDESACGDAPQSGGQMERQTEHQAEPLNEPLSEQLGGPQKGAHAREQRPRKENSTKRANNKCAHFQDTHWEGNKSPSITETTDCVKGTNQGAKINTTSSFESEGFSSAKRYTGSFHFKRKSQREQRGYFSDTELLAYNNSSRKKKNLLEMLKRKQVTKYKEKLGADSVDNSAFIAPSRKYGHVRGEDEAGEYLDHKGLGQLLEKIIDHLNVNLKEAMNRYVKEIHKLNKANDALSRNLETAVENNDEQAQEIRDLNKRISQIEEEKTEMNKRIESYEFTMHKTKKLKNEEQDDDEAKGALELEIKNLKRELNLANSLNDKINDEKMSLQERIKNKADKLRREKDKLKTANDLILEKSDLLVQLQTPPTFDAPSPKVAPKRRCIYRSDTILENYERVKSKLLESNEKCYFLSKTNLKLFKGLKRKRKKIDTLNKQTSYLKCFIKGKEKTDRGNEYHLKLKQEKSTHTYDLLGSNTSHAPLAEEYKPAQTGENNSFAKMYDHAQGGEIQGLQKIILNLTNDHKLLKKKYELLYKKYARLLGKKETNKSNDFAFKQQKGEENVPTESDVIHSFYVKGGQNRLGRHFQRGSSLRRSPQRGSSLRRPPQRGSSLRKPLQRGDNLKNYIKAKVIHRKNLHVRKFRNYTGKKKKEKKRNTYVVRTCAPHFYVAMWSRQTWCNTHPCVCAPLRCAHLSHLS, from the exons ATGAACAAAGAAAACTCAGAAAAGCTAATCAGCATAATAAATTTGCTAGATAAAATATCCGAGCGAAATGATGCCAAGAACCCCGGGTATGATAAACTTAAAAGCTTTTTTTCAAGCGAGCTGTCAAAGACATTCGACAGTCTGGACAATGAGAAGTCCATTTTCCCGTTGCACCGCGAAAATGATACGCGCGATTTTAGTGCCAACCAaataaatgacaaaattaaaaagacgAAAAGTTTTTTCTACTTCAATAAGTCATGCTCGGGGGAAGGGGACGAGTCCGCGTGCGGCGACGCTCCTCAAAGTGGGGGGCAAATGGAACGGCAAACTGAGCATCAGGCCGAACCGCTAAACGAACCGCTAAGCGAACAGCTGGGAGGACCCCAAAAAGGCGCACATGCGCGAGAGCAGCGGCCCCGCAAGGAAAACTCAACCAAACGAGCAAATAACaagtgtgcacattttcAAGATACTCACTGGGAAGGGAACAAATCGCCAAGCATAACAGAGACAACTGATTGTGTGAAAGGAACCAATCAGGGAGCCAAAATAAACACAACCTCCTCATTCGAAAGTGAAGGTTTTTCCTCTGCTAAAAGGTATACAGGTAGTTTCCACTTTAAAAGAAAGTCGCAACGCGAACAAAGAGGCTACTTCAGTGACACTGAATTGTTGGCGTATAATAACTcgagtaggaaaaaaaaaaatttgctagaAATGTTAAAGAGGAAGCAGGTCACGAAGTATAAGGAGAAGTTGGGCGCGGACTCTGTGGACAATTCGGCGTTCATTGCTCCATCGAGGAAGTATGGACATGTTCGCGGGGAGGATGAGGCAG GTGAATACCTAGACCACAAGGGCCTCGGGCAGCTGCTGGAAAAAATCATAGACCATTTGAACGTCAACCTGAAGGAGGCGATGAACAGATACGTGAAGGAG ATACACAAACTGAACAAGGCGAACGACGCGCTAAGCAGAAATCTCGAAACTGCCGTTGAGAACAACGACGAACAG GCCCAAGAAATAAGAGACCTGAACAAACGGATAAGTCAAatagaggaggagaaaaccGAAATGAACAAGCGCATTGAGAGTTACGAATTTACAATGCATAAGACAAAG aaattaaaaaatgaggaacaaGACGACGATGAAGCAAAAGGTGCCCTGGAactggaaataaaaaacctCAAGAGGGAATTAAACCTGGCCAATTCACTGAACGATAAAATAAACGATGAGAAGATGTCGCTCCaggaaagaataaaaaataaagcggaTAAGCTTAGGAGAGAAAAGGACAAA CTAAAAACAGCCAATGACTTGATTTTAGAAAAGAGCGACTTACTCGTGCAGCTGCAGACGCCCCCCACGTTCGATGCACCCTCCCCAAAGGTAGCACCAAAAAGAAGGTGCAT ATACCGAAGTGacaccattttggaaaactacGAGAGAGTAAAAAGCAAGCTGCTCGAAAGTAACGAGaaatgctattttttatCCAAAACGAAtcttaaattatttaaaggattaaaaaggaaaaggaagaaaattgaCACGCTAAATAAGCAGACGTCTTACCTGAAATGTTtcataaaaggaaaggagaaaacggaTCGGGGCAATGAATATCATTTAAAA ttaAAGCAGGAAAAAAGTACCCACACGTACGATCTCCTGGGAAGCAACACAAGTCACGCCCCATTAGCAGAGGAATACAAACCTGCACAAACAGGTGAAAATAATTCGTTCGCCAAAATGTATGACCAcgcacaagggggggaaattcaaggcctccaaaaaattatcctCAATTTAACCAATGATCACAAAttgttgaagaaaaaatacgaattgttatacaaaaaatatgcgcGACTGCTAGGGAAGAAGGAGACGAACAAAAGCAACGATTTTGCCTTTAAAcagcagaagggggaggaaaatgtGCCAACGGAGAGCGACGTGATTCACTCGTTTTACGtgaaaggggggcaaaacaGGTTGGGCAGACACTTCCAGAGGGGCAGCAGTTTGAGGAGATCCCCCCAGCGGGGCAGCAGTTTGAGGCGACCCCCCCAGCGGGGCAGCAGTTTGAGGAAACCCCTCCAGCGGGGggacaatttaaaaaattacataaaagcGAAGGTCATACATCGGAAGAACCTCCACGTTCGCAAGTTTAGAAACTACacgggtaaaaaaaagaaagaaaagaaaagaaatacataCGTAGTACGTACATGTGCGCCACATTTCTACGTAGCTATGTGGTCACGGCAAACCTGGTGTAATACTCACCCCTGCGTATGTGCACCCCTACGTTGTGCGCACCTGTCCCATCTTTCTTAA